CCCTGGCTTCACTGTGAAATCCGACCATGTTTTCTCTAAATATATCGCAAAGCTCTTCATCGAAACTATTTGCCTGTTCCTGGCTTAAGTGTTTAATAACTTTAAAAGAAGGTTTTTCATCATTATATACTGTTTTGGAAACAGCTGCATCATAAACATCAATGATGGCTAAAATTCTGCCATAAAGAGGGATATTATGACCCTGTAATTTGAGAGGATAACCGCTGCCATCACAGCATTGATGGTGGGTTAAAATTCCCTGAACAGCTTTTTCTTTTAGGACTGGACACTCCTTAGCTATTTTGTAACCTTCATGAGCATGTTTTTTTACTTCAGCAAATTCTCCCGGTGTCAGAGCATCCTCCTTATTTAAAATATCATAGGGAACCTCAATTTTTCCGATATCATGCAGTAATCCCGCCATGATAAGCTGTTTTTTGTCCCCATCTTTCATCCCCAGCCAGTCGGCAAACATACTGGCCAAAATACTCACATCTAAAGAATGATGATACAGATAGTTATCTGGGTCCTGGATTGTACTAAATAAATTAACTAATTCCTGTTGGGCGCCTTCTTTTTCCTGCAAATCTTTAACTTTGTAAAACATTTTTACGAGCTGATCTGTGTCTATTTTTCTTTGTTGTCTGGTTTTGGAAAATAAATTTCGTGATTCATCGGAAGCTTCCTGATATTTTTCCTTGATTTCTTCTATTTTTTTAATATTATCGCTGCGTTTTTCCTTGCTTTCTTTTTCCACCGTTACCGACTTAATTCCATGTCTGTCCAGTAATTCAATAAATTTTTCATTCAAAATTGTTCCTGCTGGAACCAATATACCTCCATACTCATTTTTGACATTATCGGCCAGCTTCATGCCAGGCTTCAGTTTAAGTGTTGGAACTGTTTTTTGGCGAAGGTTAATTGCATTTTCTCTATTCTCTCTCATAACGGTAATCACCTTTAATTTGTGTGATCTTTTTATTGTGCGAATTATTGCTCTTTATGGCACTATAGTAGCAAATTTATATAACAAAATCAAGCAAATATGATTTAAATAAAAAAGCTGGCAGCCCGCCAGGACTACCAGCCAATGTAAAAATATAATTAAATTTAATCACTAAAAGCTTAATCTGTATCTGTCAGGATTACTGGGTGATCAATTCAAGTGGTACTGGGACGAATTCATCAACTTCTTCACCATCTAGCAATTGAACTGCCATTTCAACAGTCAGTCTTCCCATTTCTTCTGGCTGCTGAGCAATTGTAGCCTCCAAAGTGCCATCTTCAATTGCTGTTAAAGCATCATCAATTGCGTCAAAACCAACAACCATAATCTCATCAGTTAAACCGGCAGCATCAATAGCCTCAATTGCACCTAAGGCCATTTCATCATTATGAGCAAAAACAGCGTCGATATCTTCGTGGGCTTCTAATAAATCCTCCATTACACTCATACCTTCAGATCTACTAAAATCAGCAGGCTGACTGTCAATTATTTCTATGCCTTCAATTTCATCCATAACTTCATTGAATCCTTCGCCTCTTTCTCTTGCTGCAGAGGTGCCAGGAACACCCTCAAGTTCAATTAATCTACCTTCAT
The nucleotide sequence above comes from Halarsenatibacter silvermanii. Encoded proteins:
- a CDS encoding HD-GYP domain-containing protein — translated: MRENRENAINLRQKTVPTLKLKPGMKLADNVKNEYGGILVPAGTILNEKFIELLDRHGIKSVTVEKESKEKRSDNIKKIEEIKEKYQEASDESRNLFSKTRQQRKIDTDQLVKMFYKVKDLQEKEGAQQELVNLFSTIQDPDNYLYHHSLDVSILASMFADWLGMKDGDKKQLIMAGLLHDIGKIEVPYDILNKEDALTPGEFAEVKKHAHEGYKIAKECPVLKEKAVQGILTHHQCCDGSGYPLKLQGHNIPLYGRILAIIDVYDAAVSKTVYNDEKPSFKVIKHLSQEQANSFDEELCDIFRENMVGFHSEARVKLDNGKVGRVIYDPPNKPEQKIVETAGKFINLFTSEREIVQVISNN
- a CDS encoding D-ribose ABC transporter substrate-binding protein; the encoded protein is MKKVVSLIVIMAFMMVAGFAGTAEAYDVGLAISTLENPFFVDLADGAEETAEELGVNLTVVDAGDDAATQMNSVEDLVIQGMDLVAINPVDGDAIVPAIEEADMMNIPVITVDRGAETDVTAHIASDNVEGGMMAAEYIADQLENEGRLIELEGVPGTSAARERGEGFNEVMDEIEGIEIIDSQPADFSRSEGMSVMEDLLEAHEDIDAVFAHNDEMALGAIEAIDAAGLTDEIMVVGFDAIDDALTAIEDGTLEATIAQQPEEMGRLTVEMAVQLLDGEEVDEFVPVPLELITQ